A genomic stretch from Candidatus Zixiibacteriota bacterium includes:
- a CDS encoding DUF4878 domain-containing protein, protein TAVAVVKMFYWETAEGNLASAIAKYVEDGEQIVEDLKNTGRLEQLAQVTSSFNYEITNDEKMDDDQVIVTVQIHSGEGVEDADHTVRLVDGKWVLDNGFIK, encoded by the coding sequence ACCGCGGTGGCTGTGGTAAAGATGTTCTACTGGGAAACGGCGGAAGGTAACCTCGCTTCAGCGATTGCGAAATATGTCGAGGATGGCGAGCAGATTGTTGAGGATTTGAAAAATACCGGTCGCCTCGAACAATTGGCGCAGGTCACCAGTTCATTCAATTATGAAATCACTAACGACGAAAAGATGGACGACGATCAGGTGATTGTTACAGTTCAGATTCACTCCGGGGAAGGGGTGGAAGATGCAGATCATACTGTACGCCTGGTTGACGGCAAATGGGTGCTTGATAATGGTTTTATAAAGTGA
- a CDS encoding mechanosensitive ion channel gives MMELVNEILSNEWFLAGSIILAALVFGIIFEIMVIRTLRRLAKNTQWEWDDVLIHAFKRIFVILFIIGGIYFSTLYVDMQDKYREILNKSIVALLIFALTMILARVLAGFIQLYSRKSTSGLPSTTLLSNIAALLVIITGAIIILQNLGVSITPLITALGVGSLAVALALQDTLSNLFAGFQIIVNKQIRPGDFIQLDTGEEGYVTDVKWRNTTIRSLRSTRVFIVPNSKVSSAIVTNYNLPRELVWYRVYVGVAYDSDLDQVEKATREVATEAVSAMYPDNFPHKPVVRFREFGDSSINLSCRLPVRRYLDIFKLRSEFIKRLHKRYNQEGIEIPFPIRTVYMRNTDESQNGVED, from the coding sequence ATGATGGAACTGGTGAACGAAATCCTGTCCAATGAGTGGTTTCTGGCCGGAAGCATTATCCTGGCCGCCCTGGTGTTCGGGATCATATTTGAGATCATGGTCATCCGCACACTCCGCAGGCTGGCCAAGAACACGCAATGGGAATGGGATGACGTCCTGATTCATGCCTTTAAACGTATCTTTGTAATCCTGTTCATTATCGGCGGTATCTACTTCTCGACATTGTATGTCGATATGCAGGATAAATACCGCGAGATCCTGAACAAGTCGATCGTGGCGCTGTTGATTTTTGCGCTGACGATGATTCTGGCACGGGTACTGGCTGGTTTTATCCAGCTTTACTCACGCAAGAGCACATCCGGATTACCCTCGACTACACTGCTGTCAAATATCGCCGCTCTGCTGGTGATCATCACCGGCGCGATAATTATCCTGCAGAACCTGGGTGTGTCGATTACTCCATTGATAACCGCGCTGGGCGTCGGATCACTCGCAGTAGCTCTCGCTCTTCAGGACACATTGTCGAACCTGTTTGCAGGATTTCAGATCATAGTCAACAAGCAGATCCGGCCCGGGGATTTTATTCAGCTCGATACCGGCGAGGAAGGCTATGTGACCGATGTCAAGTGGCGCAACACCACTATTCGGTCGTTGCGGTCGACGCGGGTATTTATCGTTCCAAACAGTAAAGTCTCCTCGGCGATCGTGACAAATTACAACCTTCCCCGTGAACTTGTCTGGTATCGGGTCTATGTCGGTGTGGCCTACGACTCCGACCTGGATCAGGTCGAGAAAGCCACCAGAGAAGTAGCCACTGAGGCAGTTAGCGCAATGTACCCCGATAATTTCCCCCACAAACCTGTCGTTCGCTTTCGTGAATTCGGCGATTCGAGCATAAATTTATCTTGTCGCTTGCCAGTCCGCAGGTATTTGGATATATTTAAGCTGAGAAGCGAATTTATCAAACGCTTGCATAAACGCTACAACCAGGAAGGCATAGAGATTCCATTTCCTATCCGCACTGTATATATGCGGAATACGGATGAAAGCCAGAATGGTGTAGAAGACTAA